Proteins from a genomic interval of Gossypium hirsutum isolate 1008001.06 chromosome A09, Gossypium_hirsutum_v2.1, whole genome shotgun sequence:
- the LOC107940915 gene encoding pectinesterase produces the protein MANNAIIGICAVFLVAMVVAVVVGVTHIKNKNDGEEISSSNKAVQALCQPTNYKETCQKSLASSNSSDVKELIRTGFQAGLVEIKNVLAHSVTVQELAKDENNKAALGVCQEVLDLAIDDFQKSFDVLGEYDMSKIGKYLLELKTWLSGAFTSQQTCIDSFAQSSNESSQKMQSILKTSMEITSNALAMLNGLSTIVKELNIPNVGNIDSTGFNRKLLSAEDMPEWISQADRKLLQAKPMDLKPNVVVAKDGSGKYDTINKALAEVPVKSPDRFVIHIKAGTYKEKINVTKQMINVVFIGDGPTKTIITNDISVAKNPPVRTYRTATVGVDGAGFMAKDIGFDNSAGPEGHQAVAFRATADRVIMFNCHFTGYQDTLYAHRERQLYTNCLITGTVDFIFGDAASIFQNCMLIVRKPGPGQNCMVTAQGRNDLGTNSAIVLQNCTISGAPDYIPVKDTNKAYLGRPWKQFARSIIMQSKIDDIIQPEGYAPMTGTIGIDTSFIAEFGNRGPGADTSRRVAWKGIKKIDINEANKWTPRVYLESETWIPSSGVPYSPNMVPGV, from the exons ATGGCAAATAATGCTATTATTGGTATCTGTGCGGTGTTCCTGGTGGCCATGGTGGTAGCCGTGGTGGTGGGTGTTACGCACATAAAAAACAAGAACGATGGTGAAGAGATATCGAGTTCGAACAAAGCTGTGCAAGCCCTATGTCAACCTACTAATTATAAAGAGACGTGCCAGAAAAGCTTGGCGTCGTCAAATTCTAGCGACGTTAAGGAGCTGATAAGGACAGGTTTCCAAGCCGGGCTAGTTGAGATAAAGAACGTGTTGGCCCATTCAGTGACGGTCCAAGAGTTGGCCAAGGATGAGAACAACAAAGCGGCACTTGGTGTTTGCCAAGAGGTGTTGGACTTAGCCATTGATGACTTTCAAAAGTCTTTCGACGTGTTAGGGGAATACGACATGAGCAAGATCGGAAAATACCTTTTGGAACTGAAGACCTGGCTAAGCGGTGCATTCACGAGTCAACAGACATGTATAGACTCATTCGCGCAATCAAGTAACGAATCATCGCAGAAGATGCAATCAATCTTGAAGACTAGCATGGAGATCACTAGCAATGCTTTAGCGATGCTTAATGGGTTATCCACCATCGTAAAGGAACTTAACATTCCAAACGTCGGCAACATCGACAGCACGGGGTTCAATCGTAAGCTTTTGTCGGCTGAGGATATGCCTGAGTGGATTAGTCAAGCTGACCGAAAACTCCTTCAAGCAAAACCAATGGATTTGAAGCCTAACGTTGTGGTTGCTAAAGATGGTAGTGGGAAATATGATACTATTAACAAGGCATTGGCTGAAGTCCCCGTGAAAAGTCCCGATCGATTTGTTATTCACATTAAGGCTGGTACTTACAAGGAAAAAATCAACGTGACCAAGCAGATGATTAATGTTGTATTCATCGGTGATGGCCCAACCAAAACCATCATCACAAATGACATTAGCGTTGCTAAAAATCCACCGGTTAGAACATACCGCACTGCAACTGTTG GTGTGGATGGGGCTGGTTTCATGGCCAAGGACATTGGATTCGATAACTCAGCAGGACCCGAAGGTCATCAAGCAGTGGCTTTTAGGGCAACTGCTGATAGGGTCATCATGTTCAACTGCCATTTCACTGGGTACCAAGACACTCTTTATGCTCACAGAGAGAGACAGTTATATACCAACTGTCTCATTACTGGAACGGTGGATTTCATCTTCGGGGATGCGGCGAGCATTTTCCAGAACTGTATGCTCATCGTGAGGAAGCCAGGGCCTGGCCAAAATTGCATGGTTACTGCACAGGGCAGGAATGATCTTGGAACAAACTCAGCCATTGTGCTTCAAAACTGCACCATCTCGGGCGCCCCTGATTACATCCCAGTGAAGGATACAAACAAGGCATACTTGGGGCGTCCCTGGAAACAATTCGCTAGGTCTATCATAATGCAATCTAAAATCGACGACATCATTCAACCAGAGGGTTATGCCCCAATGACAGGTACCATAGGAATAGACACTTCTTTCATTGCCGAGTTTGGAAATAGGGGACCCGGTGCTGATACCAGCCGTAGGGTAGCATGGAAAGGTATAAAAAAGATAGATATAAATGAAGCCAACAAATGGACTCCTCGCGTCTATCTTGAATCTGAGACTTGGATTCCGAGTTCCGGCGTTCCCTATAGTCCCAACATGGTCCCTGGAGTTTAA
- the LOC107940921 gene encoding probable pectinesterase/pectinesterase inhibitor 58, producing the protein MLGEYDMSKIGKYLLELKTWLSGAFTSQQTCIDSFAQSSNESSQKMQSILKTSMEITSNALAMLNRLSTIVKELNIPNVGNVDSTGFNCKLFSAEDMLEWISQADRKLLQAKPMDLKPNVVVAKDGSGKYDTINKALAEVPVKSPYRFVIHIKAGTYKEKINVTKQMTNVIFIGDGPTKTVITNDISVAKNPPVRTYRTATVGVDGAGFMAKDIGFDNSTGPEGHQAVAFRATADRVIMFNCHFTGYQDTLYAHRERQLYTNCLITGTVDFIFGDAASIFQNCMLIVRKPGPG; encoded by the exons ATGCTAGGGGAATATGACATGAGCAAGATTGGAAAATACCTTTTGGAACTGAAGACCTGGCTAAGCGGTGCATTCACGAGTCAACAGACATGTATAGACTCATTTGCGCAATCAAGTAACGAATCATCGCAGAAGATGCAATCAATCTTGAAGACTAGCATGGAGATTACTAGCAATGCTTTAGCGATGCTTAATAGGTTATCCACCATCGTGAAGGAACTTAACATTCCAAACGTCGGTAACGTCGACAGCACGGGGTTCAATTGTAAGCTTTTTTCGGCTGAGGATATGCTTGAGTGGATTAGTCAAGCTGACCGGAAACTCCTTCAAGCAAAACCAATGGATTTGAAGCCTAACGTTGTGGTTGCTAAAGATGGTAGCGGGAAATATGATACTATTAACAAGGCATTGGCTGAAGTCCCCGTGAAAAGTCCCTATCGATTTGTTATTCACATTAAGGCTGGTACTTACAAGGAAAAAATCAACGTGACCAAGCAGATGACTAATGTTATATTCATCGGTGATGGCCCAACCAAGACCGTCATCACAAATGACATTAGTGTCGCTAAGAATCCACCGGTTAGAACATACCGCACTGCAACTGTTG GTGTGGATGGGGCTGGTTTCATGGCCAAGGACATTGGATTCGATAACTCAACAGGACCCGAAGGTCATCAAGCAGTGGCTTTTAGGGCCACTGCTGATAGGGTCATCATGTTCAACTGCCATTTCACTGGGTACCAAGACACTCTTTACGCTCATAGAGAGAGACAGCTATATACCAACTGTCTCATTACTGGAACGGTGGATTTCATCTTCGGGGATGCGGCGAGCATTTTCCAGAACTGTATGCTCATCGTGAGGAAGCCAGGGCCTGGCTAA